One window of the Triticum dicoccoides isolate Atlit2015 ecotype Zavitan chromosome 3B, WEW_v2.0, whole genome shotgun sequence genome contains the following:
- the LOC119278198 gene encoding uncharacterized protein LOC119278198 has product MEQTGGKGDHDSRLMRDLCTLLVTIIAPVAAASSVDSPRRPVARRPRGGMSPASAASMLLGASMALMLCGSVTFAIGFLLMPWVAGVALLFGFAGVISTLSSGLLPSSSPSSSKDKERRLLMPTQGRVRASAPMSSVPDKLVAWR; this is encoded by the coding sequence ATGGAGCAGACCGGCGGCAAGGGCGACCACGACTCGCGGCTGATGCGCGACCTCTGCACGCTGCTCGTCACCATCATCGCCCCCGTCGCGGCGGCGTCCTCGGTGGACTCGCCCCGGAGGCCCGTGGCGCGGCGCCCGCGGGGCGGCATGTCACCGGCGAGCGCGGCGTCGATGCTTCTGGGCGCGTCGATGGCGCTGATGCTGTGCGGGTCCGTGACGTTCGCCATCGGTTTCCTCCTCATGCCGTGGGTCGCCGGCGTCGCGCTGCTCTTCGGCTTCGCCGGCGTCATCTCCACCCTCtcctccggcctcctcccctcgtCCTCGCCGTCCTCCTCCAAGGATAAGGAGCGACGGCTGCTGATGCCGACGCAAGGGCGTGTCCGTGCCTCTGCCCCGATGAGCTCTGTCCCGGATAAGCTCGTGGCGTGGCGTTGA